The uncultured Roseibium sp. genome contains a region encoding:
- a CDS encoding CAP domain-containing protein, with protein sequence MTILKTIVRTGMVGGLLAALLLPLAGCGAVHNSKELEDQPVFTRVPVDTQAMLDMLNAYRAKNRLPPLRHDERLDAVSADMARHIAGRDSMDTWAHSAFGLSQRLEKARYPNYAGAENLGAGYASLQAAFTGWQESKDHNKNLLNPYVTRVGIASVDRSNGKWRHFWVMTLARPTEDGRPSLQ encoded by the coding sequence ATGACCATTCTGAAGACAATCGTCAGAACCGGGATGGTCGGAGGTCTTCTGGCTGCCCTGCTTCTCCCTCTTGCTGGATGCGGCGCTGTGCATAACAGCAAGGAGCTTGAAGATCAGCCGGTCTTCACCCGGGTTCCTGTCGATACTCAGGCAATGTTGGACATGCTCAACGCCTACCGCGCCAAAAACCGCCTCCCTCCTCTCCGGCACGACGAAAGGCTGGATGCGGTGTCGGCCGACATGGCCCGCCATATTGCCGGACGTGACAGCATGGACACCTGGGCGCACAGCGCGTTTGGATTGTCTCAGAGACTGGAGAAGGCGCGCTACCCGAATTACGCCGGCGCGGAGAACCTTGGAGCAGGCTATGCCTCGCTGCAAGCCGCCTTCACCGGCTGGCAGGAATCCAAGGACCACAACAAGAACCTGCTCAATCCCTATGTAACGCGTGTCGGCATTGCCAGCGTCGATCGATCCAACGGGAAATGGCGCCATTTCTGGGTCATGACCCTGGCGCGACCGACCGAAGATGGACGCCCGAGCCTGCAATAG
- a CDS encoding glycosyltransferase family 39 protein — MTTETSDTSGDNSAEQSGPVARASVRPLWLRLFGHDLSAPLFLLLVSLFLFVPGQWTVPPLDRDEPRFTQATKQMLETGNYVDIRFQDQARYKKPVGIYWLQAAAVKASGLGAEAPLWVYRLPSAIGATLCVLLTFWVARAFMGPAGALVAGLFVAMAIILGVEARLAKTDAVLFATILIAQGALARIWLKETVRRHWGLGVVFWTALACGVLIKGPVAPMVVGFTVVGLMALKRQVAWFKGAVPLFGILWFVLLVSPWFIAIWLATDGAFFQEAIGKDLLGKVGQGQESHGAPPLTHLATMFGVFWPLPGFLFLTLATVWRERASRLVVFCVSWFVPSWIVFELVATKLPHYTMPLLPALALPVAAALVDPQRVQTGMVLRWIGAFLLAFPTVGIAIGAFAGPAFLGDWPSPPGAVICVFGAILAVMGARWLIADVPIKAILPALGAAVCIAVGVWGFVGPALTTIWISPRLVQAISDVPGCKPVHVVTSGFNEPSFIFLEGTGTRIVSAEQAADFLAGQEDGTGTGCRIAVVESRQKEAFLKASAANGLVPQLVSNVDGLNINGGKRLDVGLYLPAYGDNERK, encoded by the coding sequence ATGACGACTGAGACATCAGACACTTCGGGGGACAATTCCGCAGAACAATCAGGACCTGTGGCCCGGGCATCGGTGCGCCCGCTCTGGCTTCGGCTTTTCGGACACGATCTGTCCGCCCCTCTGTTTCTTCTTCTGGTGTCGCTTTTCCTGTTCGTGCCCGGGCAGTGGACGGTTCCGCCCCTTGACCGGGACGAACCGCGTTTTACGCAGGCGACCAAGCAGATGCTGGAGACGGGGAATTATGTCGATATCCGCTTTCAGGACCAGGCGCGCTACAAGAAGCCGGTTGGAATCTACTGGTTGCAGGCGGCTGCGGTAAAGGCCTCCGGACTGGGGGCAGAGGCTCCGCTTTGGGTCTACAGATTGCCGTCGGCCATCGGGGCGACCCTTTGCGTCCTTTTGACCTTCTGGGTCGCGCGGGCTTTCATGGGACCCGCGGGAGCGCTGGTCGCAGGTCTGTTCGTGGCCATGGCGATCATCCTGGGGGTCGAGGCGCGGCTGGCCAAGACCGACGCGGTGTTGTTCGCAACGATCCTTATCGCCCAGGGCGCGCTTGCGCGCATCTGGCTGAAAGAGACGGTCAGACGTCATTGGGGGCTGGGGGTCGTCTTCTGGACCGCGCTGGCGTGCGGCGTGCTGATCAAGGGCCCGGTGGCACCGATGGTGGTCGGTTTCACCGTTGTCGGTCTGATGGCGCTGAAGCGTCAGGTCGCCTGGTTCAAGGGCGCTGTTCCCTTGTTCGGGATCCTGTGGTTCGTCTTGCTGGTCTCGCCCTGGTTCATCGCAATCTGGTTGGCGACGGACGGGGCCTTTTTCCAGGAAGCGATCGGTAAGGATCTTCTCGGCAAGGTGGGGCAGGGGCAGGAGAGCCATGGAGCGCCGCCGCTGACGCATCTGGCCACCATGTTCGGCGTCTTCTGGCCGTTGCCGGGTTTCCTCTTCCTGACGCTGGCGACGGTCTGGCGGGAACGGGCGAGCCGTCTCGTTGTTTTCTGTGTGTCCTGGTTCGTGCCGTCCTGGATCGTTTTTGAACTCGTGGCCACCAAGCTGCCGCATTACACGATGCCGCTGTTGCCTGCTCTCGCGCTACCGGTGGCCGCTGCGCTGGTGGACCCGCAGCGCGTGCAGACCGGAATGGTTCTGAGATGGATCGGGGCGTTTCTTCTCGCGTTTCCGACGGTCGGAATTGCGATCGGTGCGTTTGCCGGTCCCGCGTTCCTTGGCGACTGGCCATCACCGCCGGGAGCGGTCATCTGCGTGTTCGGTGCGATCCTGGCGGTCATGGGTGCGCGGTGGCTCATCGCGGATGTACCGATCAAAGCCATTCTTCCGGCGCTGGGAGCAGCGGTCTGTATCGCGGTCGGGGTTTGGGGATTTGTCGGACCTGCCCTGACGACGATCTGGATCAGTCCGCGCCTCGTTCAGGCCATTTCCGACGTTCCCGGATGTAAGCCTGTCCATGTGGTGACCAGCGGCTTCAACGAACCGAGCTTCATTTTTCTGGAAGGAACCGGTACACGGATCGTATCGGCCGAGCAGGCGGCAGACTTCCTGGCCGGCCAGGAGGACGGTACGGGGACCGGCTGCCGGATTGCGGTTGTCGAAAGCCGCCAGAAAGAGGCATTTTTGAAGGCTTCGGCGGCAAACGGGCTTGTGCCGCAATTGGTAAGCAATGTAGACGGCCTGAATATCAATGGCGGCAAGAGGCTTGATGTCGGCCTTTATCTGCCGGCCTATGGCGACAACGAGCGCAAGTAA
- a CDS encoding YcaO-like family protein produces the protein MYEPVLKPVVLKNCPIHFCTGLIRFPNPSDTASDEATITIPAGGQGLDPAMAALSCLGEMAERISLFSVGREDPRIRRRNNELQDLSLGPFLGFSARQERRFAERSPAVQEVLRNDRIDWNALSDRRIEITNLCDGCHAQIPAYAVLMGKWDGMALSVPRVASSSGAAVWSSREGATRRALHELAERDAFGHAWYNRLGITRVCPEDWGRILPENLAHYLMGRSRSTCVLRIFSDFDVHVLAAVSCQQSGLGGCLGVAAAPSAADAASSAVSEMLQAEISLELSARTYEADRRRGDTQMPPGLVVAGKLRLSEDLGLDQLPRTEPQALERIYDTGDLERSCLARNIDLWRFDATRADLGIPCVKILSPQLCSWQPRFGKKRIFAHGESLSVAELERLELEFERRPFPY, from the coding sequence TTGTACGAACCGGTCTTGAAACCGGTGGTCTTGAAGAATTGCCCGATCCATTTCTGCACTGGTTTGATCCGGTTTCCGAACCCGTCGGACACGGCTTCCGATGAAGCCACCATAACCATTCCCGCGGGAGGTCAGGGCCTTGATCCGGCAATGGCGGCACTTTCCTGCCTGGGGGAAATGGCTGAACGCATAAGTCTTTTTTCCGTGGGAAGAGAGGACCCGCGTATTCGGCGCAGAAACAATGAACTTCAGGATCTCTCTCTCGGGCCTTTTCTGGGGTTCAGCGCGCGACAGGAGAGGAGGTTCGCCGAACGCTCTCCGGCGGTTCAGGAGGTCCTGAGGAACGATCGGATTGATTGGAACGCATTGTCGGACAGGCGGATCGAGATCACCAATTTATGCGATGGGTGTCATGCGCAAATTCCGGCTTATGCCGTTCTAATGGGGAAGTGGGACGGCATGGCGCTCTCCGTTCCCAGGGTAGCATCCAGTTCAGGAGCCGCGGTCTGGTCGAGCCGGGAAGGGGCTACGCGACGGGCGCTTCATGAACTTGCCGAGCGGGATGCTTTCGGACACGCTTGGTACAACCGCTTGGGGATAACTCGGGTGTGCCCGGAGGATTGGGGCCGGATTCTGCCAGAAAATTTAGCACATTATCTGATGGGGCGTTCGCGCTCGACGTGTGTCCTGCGGATTTTTAGCGATTTTGACGTGCATGTTCTGGCGGCTGTGTCCTGTCAGCAAAGCGGTTTGGGGGGATGTTTGGGAGTTGCCGCGGCTCCTTCCGCCGCGGATGCCGCATCTTCCGCTGTTTCGGAAATGCTGCAGGCGGAGATCTCTCTCGAACTTTCCGCCCGCACCTATGAAGCGGACCGCAGACGTGGCGATACGCAAATGCCGCCGGGGCTTGTTGTCGCGGGCAAGCTCCGCTTATCCGAAGACCTGGGGTTGGACCAGCTGCCGCGGACGGAGCCGCAGGCGCTGGAACGCATCTATGATACGGGTGATCTGGAACGAAGTTGCCTGGCCCGGAACATCGATCTCTGGCGGTTCGACGCAACCAGGGCCGATCTCGGAATTCCCTGCGTGAAAATCCTTTCGCCGCAGCTGTGTTCCTGGCAACCAAGGTTCGGCAAGAAACGGATCTTCGCTCACGGGGAAAGTCTAAGCGTCGCTGAACTGGAAAGATTGGAACTGGAATTCGAGCGGCGTCCGTTTCCCTACTGA
- a CDS encoding helix-turn-helix domain-containing protein, whose product MSTEAEPINSLFIIKEYEAHPTKVLYSVKEASIALGVSVSSVWRLLADGKLIRKKIRGRTVIPAASLRAFADGL is encoded by the coding sequence ATGAGCACCGAAGCAGAACCGATCAATTCGCTTTTCATTATCAAGGAATACGAAGCACACCCAACCAAAGTTCTTTACAGCGTCAAGGAAGCATCCATCGCACTGGGCGTTAGTGTTAGCAGCGTGTGGCGATTGCTTGCCGACGGCAAGTTGATCCGCAAGAAGATAAGGGGCAGGACAGTGATCCCGGCGGCATCGTTGAGAGCGTTTGCGGACGGACTCTAA
- a CDS encoding ATP-binding protein produces the protein MRHKTIDLAAEVKRAALPDGLHGFLFPLFEAISNALYSIEERWGDDLEDKGQLDVHFDEFRREIVVTDNGTGFNAGNLSAFLTPLTGNKFERGGKGFGRFIAFKVFNKVFYSTGQEQADGLMTKNCYRYEPFSEEDNLVVVSEADGAGMHRHDTGVTVLMQLPKTDYEDYFSLDGAERKYKHTAEDIVSAVLDHFLIEFIQKKAPKHFNLNIQGAVFNLYSYFHESLSIGGSRTEEMMIGTETVQFNFDYFKVGEEHAKKHRLYFYANNRAASELENISSGLNASPFTEYKGEQEIRYYYLVAVSSDFFKSTQSRDRITNLHGKIDHNNRKKSIKDHLIAYAKAHILELEDKYTSGRQAKMKSEVDHLIAIDPLLRRGLGGKTTEEFVKKRGITETREQLAQDLFVERFRQKFDFTKLSEDTSIDDLVNVVRNKIPEDAKEALAVYVAYRNHVIQIFRQLLNKNEEGLATEDKVHQLIYPRYRDSDQIDYSSHNLWLLDDDLAYARYISSDRTPEGTARRKGEYAHDLLINNENELMVVEMKRPQKKDYDGSKEADTKNPVDQLKNQILDIRERGKVITSGGREVSIDPSSMVRGYILADWNDKLERYLKYEDFILTNFGGQMAYRYYKELNLIIEVLAFDRLVDRASNRNEAFVKMLDGQSSYDRKPKGALSAAE, from the coding sequence TTGAGACATAAGACCATTGATTTGGCCGCTGAAGTCAAGCGGGCGGCACTACCTGACGGCCTCCACGGCTTTCTGTTTCCTTTATTCGAAGCCATTTCGAACGCTTTGTATTCAATCGAAGAGCGTTGGGGAGATGACTTGGAAGACAAGGGGCAATTGGACGTGCATTTTGATGAATTCAGACGCGAAATTGTCGTCACCGACAACGGCACTGGGTTCAATGCAGGAAACCTCTCGGCCTTTCTGACACCACTAACAGGAAATAAATTTGAACGCGGCGGTAAAGGCTTTGGTCGTTTCATAGCCTTCAAGGTCTTCAACAAAGTTTTTTATTCCACCGGACAAGAGCAAGCCGACGGGTTGATGACCAAAAACTGCTATCGATACGAGCCATTTTCAGAAGAAGACAATTTAGTAGTTGTTTCTGAGGCCGATGGGGCTGGAATGCACCGGCACGACACCGGCGTTACAGTGCTGATGCAACTTCCTAAGACGGATTATGAAGATTATTTTTCCCTTGATGGAGCTGAAAGAAAATACAAGCACACAGCCGAAGATATCGTATCAGCGGTTTTGGATCACTTCCTTATTGAATTCATCCAAAAGAAGGCTCCAAAACACTTCAACCTGAATATTCAAGGGGCAGTGTTTAACCTTTATAGCTACTTCCATGAATCATTATCGATTGGTGGTAGCCGCACAGAAGAAATGATGATTGGAACGGAAACTGTTCAATTCAATTTCGACTACTTCAAAGTTGGAGAAGAGCACGCTAAAAAGCATCGACTATATTTTTACGCCAACAATCGCGCTGCGAGTGAATTAGAAAACATCTCGTCCGGACTTAATGCGAGCCCGTTCACGGAATACAAGGGTGAGCAGGAAATCCGATATTACTATCTTGTGGCAGTCTCAAGCGATTTCTTTAAATCGACCCAGTCGCGAGATCGGATTACGAACCTTCACGGGAAAATCGACCATAACAACAGAAAGAAATCTATCAAGGACCATCTAATTGCCTACGCAAAAGCGCATATCTTGGAACTTGAAGACAAATATACCTCAGGGCGACAAGCCAAAATGAAGTCCGAGGTTGATCACCTCATTGCGATTGACCCACTCTTGCGACGTGGGCTCGGGGGAAAAACAACTGAAGAGTTTGTGAAAAAAAGAGGGATCACGGAAACTCGTGAGCAACTTGCACAAGACCTCTTTGTAGAACGTTTTCGGCAAAAATTCGATTTTACCAAACTTAGCGAAGATACTAGCATTGATGACCTCGTGAACGTGGTTAGAAACAAAATTCCGGAAGACGCAAAGGAAGCGCTTGCGGTCTACGTCGCTTACCGAAATCACGTCATACAAATTTTTCGCCAATTACTAAACAAGAACGAAGAAGGACTAGCAACAGAAGATAAAGTACACCAACTCATTTACCCCCGTTACCGCGACAGCGATCAAATAGATTATTCGTCGCACAATCTGTGGCTTCTGGATGATGACTTGGCTTATGCCAGATACATTTCTAGTGACCGCACGCCAGAAGGTACTGCGAGACGCAAGGGCGAATACGCCCACGATCTGCTTATTAACAACGAAAATGAGCTCATGGTCGTAGAAATGAAACGTCCGCAAAAGAAAGACTATGACGGTTCAAAGGAAGCTGACACAAAGAATCCTGTAGACCAATTAAAAAATCAAATCCTTGACATTCGCGAGCGAGGGAAGGTGATCACTTCAGGCGGGCGTGAAGTTTCGATTGATCCATCATCGATGGTGCGAGGATACATCTTAGCGGACTGGAACGATAAGCTTGAACGATACCTGAAATACGAAGATTTCATTTTGACCAACTTTGGTGGGCAAATGGCGTATCGATACTACAAAGAGCTAAACCTAATAATTGAAGTGCTAGCTTTTGATCGTTTGGTTGATCGCGCCAGTAATCGAAATGAGGCATTCGTCAAAATGTTGGACGGCCAATCCTCTTATGATCGAAAGCCAAAGGGTGCACTTTCTGCAGCCGAGTGA
- a CDS encoding uracil-DNA glycosylase family protein has protein sequence MLDSPAVRQLEDDIRREYAARLVRHPDNGDLGWRLLYSPARVLSGARIAFVGLNPGGASVDPTHGVFSSEKGSAYCKDVEDWKTSSGLQDQVLALFNLLDVQPDDVLAGNLIPFRSRDEASLPGEKEAFVFGRNLWKQIFRMARPSVVVTMGQTANREVSQLLGVVSAQRYEVGWGRCCASRGQFDGGGTWIGLPHLSRFKIMKRKASRAALDALFDGISEK, from the coding sequence ATGCTTGATTCACCGGCAGTACGCCAACTGGAAGATGACATTCGGCGAGAATATGCGGCTCGTCTTGTACGTCACCCGGACAATGGGGACCTCGGTTGGCGGCTTCTGTACTCTCCTGCGCGTGTGCTGTCCGGAGCTAGGATTGCCTTTGTCGGCCTGAACCCCGGCGGGGCATCGGTCGATCCCACTCATGGGGTGTTTTCGTCGGAAAAAGGTTCTGCTTACTGCAAAGACGTGGAAGATTGGAAGACTAGCAGCGGATTGCAGGATCAGGTGCTTGCTCTTTTCAATCTACTTGACGTGCAGCCGGACGACGTGCTGGCCGGAAATCTAATCCCATTTCGCTCTCGCGACGAGGCCAGTCTTCCGGGCGAAAAAGAAGCATTCGTTTTTGGGAGAAATCTCTGGAAGCAGATCTTTCGGATGGCGCGGCCTTCCGTCGTGGTAACGATGGGGCAAACTGCAAATCGTGAAGTTTCACAACTGCTCGGCGTTGTGTCTGCCCAAAGATATGAGGTTGGGTGGGGGCGTTGCTGCGCTAGCCGTGGACAATTCGACGGTGGAGGAACCTGGATCGGCTTGCCTCATCTCTCTCGCTTCAAAATCATGAAGAGAAAGGCAAGTCGAGCAGCATTGGATGCATTGTTTGATGGCATCAGTGAGAAATAG
- a CDS encoding phosphodiesterase, producing MTLIAHITDLHLRPRGLTCYRVSDTNMLAERAIKALLSLESRPDAVVLTGDLTDKDDPREYALARHLLGKLPMPVYLIPGNHDTAAGMRAAMSDYPGIQDTEGPDLCYAVEIGSVRLVALDSSVPGKPHGHLGDAQLAWLDKILSEDDRPTLVAVHHPPAQTGIVHMDRIGLADTDAFAEVLSGHSHVERLLCGHVHRPIIAGFAGTVMTLAPSVAHQVVLDFADDAPSMFNFEPPAYFLHRYTSTAGLVTHMAYVESHPGPFPFWSDEGVSWPGDEPE from the coding sequence ATGACCCTGATTGCCCATATCACCGACTTGCACCTGCGCCCGCGCGGCCTGACCTGCTACCGGGTCAGCGACACCAATATGCTGGCAGAACGGGCGATCAAGGCCCTTTTGTCGCTGGAAAGCCGTCCGGACGCGGTCGTCCTGACCGGCGATCTCACCGACAAGGACGATCCGCGTGAATACGCACTGGCCCGGCATTTGCTCGGCAAGCTGCCGATGCCCGTCTACCTGATCCCCGGCAATCACGACACCGCGGCCGGCATGCGCGCCGCCATGTCCGACTATCCCGGCATCCAGGATACCGAGGGACCGGACCTGTGCTATGCCGTGGAAATCGGCAGCGTGCGTCTGGTGGCACTCGATTCCAGTGTCCCGGGAAAACCGCACGGGCACCTGGGCGACGCGCAACTCGCCTGGCTGGACAAGATCCTGTCGGAAGACGACCGGCCGACGCTCGTGGCGGTGCATCATCCGCCTGCCCAGACCGGCATCGTTCACATGGACCGGATCGGCCTCGCCGATACGGATGCGTTTGCCGAAGTCCTCAGCGGTCACAGCCATGTCGAACGGCTTCTGTGTGGCCATGTGCACCGGCCGATCATCGCGGGGTTCGCCGGAACGGTCATGACCCTGGCTCCGAGTGTCGCCCATCAGGTGGTCCTCGACTTCGCGGACGACGCGCCGTCCATGTTCAATTTCGAACCGCCGGCCTATTTCCTGCACCGTTACACGTCGACCGCCGGCCTCGTAACACATATGGCCTATGTCGAAAGCCATCCGGGCCCATTCCCTTTCTGGTCTGACGAGGGCGTCAGTTGGCCCGGGGACGAGCCGGAATGA
- a CDS encoding IS1380 family transposase, translating to MSDFRGDVAGESISAPLKVGFDRRLKLQFHGAKLSSDGGLFLFRELDDDLGLTGMASWELRDNRTGRNARHDLLAMFRQSLFGRVAGYEDVNDAGRLSRDPVMRLIAGQRDFDRFAASESQMGRFETNTLALQKNLAALADLSGKWIDRVRQLRKRPNLILDIDSSESPVHGSQEGSAYNGHFGCNCYHPLFVFNQFGDLERCALRPGNVHSAHDWQALLDPVVKRYRWSGLWRKYFRADAAFAIPELFDYLEANEFGYAIRLRANKVLQRRIAWLLKRRPGRPSNNVERHYANFTYQANSWSKPRRVVAKVEWHPGELFPRVGFVVTTLTVSDERVYEFYNLRGTAEQYIKEGKHALKWTRLSCQTFKANAVRLQLHALAYNLSNFLRTLVLPNSIADWSLTSLRDRMIKIGAKAIQHARSIILQLAEVAVPRGLWSQMLATIAALKAKAQAP from the coding sequence ATGTCGGATTTTCGGGGTGATGTTGCGGGTGAATCGATTTCAGCGCCTTTGAAGGTCGGATTTGATCGGCGACTGAAGCTCCAGTTCCACGGCGCCAAGCTCAGTTCGGATGGCGGATTGTTTTTGTTTCGTGAACTGGACGATGACCTGGGTTTGACCGGGATGGCCTCATGGGAACTGCGTGACAACCGAACCGGCAGGAATGCGCGGCATGACCTGCTTGCCATGTTTCGGCAATCACTGTTTGGCCGTGTTGCAGGCTACGAGGATGTCAATGACGCCGGACGACTGTCACGTGATCCGGTGATGCGGTTGATTGCCGGGCAACGGGACTTCGACCGATTTGCCGCTTCAGAGAGTCAGATGGGAAGGTTCGAGACCAATACACTGGCTTTGCAGAAGAACCTTGCGGCATTGGCTGATCTTTCCGGCAAATGGATTGACCGGGTTCGACAGTTACGCAAACGCCCCAACCTGATCCTGGATATCGACAGTTCCGAAAGCCCGGTACATGGATCGCAGGAAGGTTCAGCGTATAACGGCCACTTCGGATGCAACTGTTATCACCCGCTGTTCGTCTTCAATCAGTTTGGGGATCTGGAACGCTGCGCTCTTCGCCCCGGCAATGTTCACAGCGCCCATGATTGGCAGGCCCTGCTTGATCCTGTTGTCAAACGCTATCGTTGGTCAGGCCTGTGGCGGAAGTACTTTCGGGCCGATGCTGCCTTCGCCATTCCTGAGCTGTTCGACTATCTGGAAGCCAATGAGTTCGGCTATGCCATCCGATTGAGAGCCAACAAGGTTCTACAGCGTCGTATTGCCTGGCTGCTCAAGCGCAGGCCGGGCCGCCCATCCAACAACGTAGAACGTCATTATGCCAACTTCACCTATCAGGCCAACAGCTGGAGCAAGCCAAGGCGGGTCGTAGCCAAGGTGGAATGGCATCCCGGTGAACTGTTCCCTCGGGTTGGCTTTGTTGTCACCACGCTGACGGTATCAGATGAGCGCGTCTATGAGTTCTACAACCTGCGTGGAACCGCCGAACAATACATCAAGGAAGGCAAGCACGCGCTCAAATGGACGCGGCTGTCTTGCCAGACCTTCAAGGCCAACGCGGTTCGGCTTCAGCTTCATGCGCTGGCCTACAATCTCTCCAACTTCCTGCGCACATTGGTGTTGCCGAATTCTATTGCAGACTGGTCGCTGACCAGCTTGCGGGATCGAATGATCAAAATCGGGGCCAAGGCCATCCAGCATGCCCGCTCCATCATCCTGCAATTGGCCGAGGTAGCGGTTCCGCGCGGTCTCTGGAGCCAAATGCTGGCAACAATCGCCGCCTTGAAGGCAAAGGCGCAAGCGCCATGA
- a CDS encoding BTAD domain-containing putative transcriptional regulator: MKIQSLGVPALADDTCAPVAVKTRKALAILIFLLRTPGNTIPREALADFFWSNTSRDKATQSLRQALRQLRTIEETAGIRFLQTGNMHVSLDPGGLDWDLVRLGTLIGRGKAEDFKEAETLWRGEFLYGYEALDPEFNSWLLIERERIRTDLLADCFKKIDGVTTGDDNDSIEAAAKFLLHVDGTLEHAHQTLIRHYLTLGQTERARQQLKACERELAIGLDAKPDPTTYRLFEENADPVQLGSGTKRGVFNLTGMLGPTDNGEIRLPEISILSLSLDSGGHMNARMLRDEIVAGLSSYRSFELVQAEYREEDGGGSVMRVESGELGSYLLRCRHDPAANRVYIQFESRDTGRILFNEIIDFDVLSDRSSAHVAAFHTVSRIHTHVVGRLRKAGMSSPFARWCQAESLMWDFSPASDEKALRILNELEKSHTTFSMTYAGKASIDMKRLLYYPKEMADSARKIEDILSLAERGVLLDPWQPINQRVYGWALVQSGLAEDAQRAFKHAEQLNLVDPNNLMSVAEGLAFAGDIENARKIAERAFGLFPAVPRIFFEYLANIHFAAEDYLSASEFIERAPAGSIFGLTTRIAALVCTGRENDAVKVLETFSNRFGESIERNFLGPHDQFPWHQRINFFQDPNTRANYRRGADLVQRFFLGGL; encoded by the coding sequence TTGAAAATTCAAAGCCTTGGTGTTCCAGCTCTTGCCGACGACACGTGTGCTCCGGTTGCGGTGAAAACGCGCAAGGCTCTGGCTATCCTGATCTTTTTGCTGAGAACACCCGGCAACACAATTCCGCGCGAAGCTCTGGCGGATTTTTTCTGGAGCAACACATCACGCGACAAGGCCACCCAGTCCCTGCGCCAAGCCTTGCGGCAATTGCGCACTATCGAGGAGACGGCCGGAATCCGCTTCCTGCAGACGGGAAACATGCATGTTTCGCTGGATCCCGGCGGACTTGACTGGGATCTCGTCCGTCTTGGCACATTGATCGGGCGCGGGAAAGCCGAGGATTTCAAAGAGGCAGAAACTCTGTGGAGGGGCGAATTCCTCTATGGTTATGAAGCGCTCGATCCGGAGTTCAACAGTTGGCTGCTGATCGAGCGGGAGCGAATCCGCACCGACCTTCTGGCAGACTGTTTCAAGAAGATCGACGGGGTGACGACCGGCGATGACAACGACAGCATAGAGGCGGCGGCGAAGTTTCTGCTCCATGTGGATGGCACACTGGAGCATGCCCATCAGACCTTGATACGGCACTATCTGACACTTGGACAAACAGAACGGGCTCGCCAGCAGCTCAAGGCATGCGAACGGGAACTCGCGATCGGCCTTGATGCCAAACCGGACCCGACAACCTATCGGCTTTTCGAGGAGAATGCGGATCCGGTTCAGTTGGGATCGGGGACGAAGCGGGGCGTCTTCAACCTGACTGGTATGCTCGGTCCGACGGACAACGGGGAAATCCGCCTGCCGGAAATCTCTATACTGTCTCTGTCGCTCGATAGCGGCGGGCACATGAATGCCAGGATGCTGCGGGATGAAATTGTGGCCGGGCTTTCGTCTTACCGGTCTTTCGAGCTGGTTCAGGCCGAATACAGGGAAGAGGACGGTGGCGGCAGCGTTATGCGCGTGGAGAGCGGTGAACTGGGGAGCTATCTCCTGCGTTGCCGGCATGATCCGGCTGCGAACCGTGTCTACATTCAGTTCGAGAGCCGAGATACCGGCCGGATCCTTTTCAACGAGATCATCGATTTCGATGTACTTAGCGACAGGAGTTCAGCCCACGTGGCGGCTTTTCACACTGTCAGCCGCATTCACACCCATGTGGTCGGCCGTTTGCGCAAGGCGGGAATGTCTTCGCCGTTCGCTCGCTGGTGCCAGGCGGAATCGCTGATGTGGGATTTCTCGCCTGCATCGGACGAAAAGGCACTTCGGATTTTGAATGAGCTTGAAAAATCGCATACCACGTTTTCGATGACCTATGCAGGCAAGGCATCAATCGATATGAAGCGGCTGCTCTATTATCCGAAAGAAATGGCCGATTCCGCGCGGAAGATCGAGGATATCCTGTCTTTGGCGGAACGGGGCGTTCTTCTGGATCCGTGGCAGCCCATAAATCAGCGGGTGTATGGCTGGGCGCTCGTACAGTCGGGCCTTGCTGAAGATGCGCAGCGCGCTTTCAAACATGCAGAACAGCTCAACCTCGTGGATCCGAACAATCTGATGTCGGTTGCCGAGGGGCTCGCTTTTGCGGGAGACATCGAAAATGCGCGAAAGATTGCGGAAAGGGCGTTTGGGCTGTTTCCTGCGGTTCCGCGTATCTTTTTCGAATATCTAGCAAATATTCACTTTGCTGCTGAAGATTACTTGTCGGCCTCCGAGTTCATCGAACGGGCGCCGGCCGGGAGTATATTCGGCCTGACTACCCGCATCGCAGCTTTGGTCTGTACCGGCCGGGAAAACGATGCGGTCAAAGTGCTTGAGACCTTCAGCAATCGCTTCGGCGAGAGCATCGAACGCAATTTTCTAGGGCCGCATGACCAGTTCCCTTGGCACCAGCGGATCAATTTCTTCCAGGACCCGAATACGAGGGCGAATTACCGTCGGGGTGCTGATCTGGTCCAGAGGTTTTTCCTGGGTGGGCTTTGA